The Salinibaculum sp. SYNS191 genome has a window encoding:
- a CDS encoding phage tail protein, whose protein sequence is MPERADPYRQLRFVLEIDGLVAAGFSQCDLPAASSGVVEYREGNEPPTPRKLPGLNTYGPLVLETGVTDRSVELFEWRTQVEQGEMAAARRAAAVTLLDATGEPAARWVFREAWPARYEAPRLSAMADEVAVERLVVAHEGFGRVDLNRMSDDEADAESTLRLPTGELPRGVGVPQGIERLLGTDRLPERSGDEESEQT, encoded by the coding sequence ATGCCGGAACGGGCCGACCCCTACCGACAGCTACGGTTCGTCCTGGAAATCGACGGACTCGTCGCTGCTGGCTTCAGCCAGTGTGACCTCCCGGCGGCCTCGTCGGGAGTCGTCGAGTACCGCGAAGGGAACGAACCACCGACGCCGCGGAAACTGCCGGGTCTGAACACGTACGGACCCCTCGTTCTGGAGACCGGCGTGACCGACAGGTCTGTGGAACTGTTCGAGTGGCGAACCCAGGTCGAGCAGGGCGAGATGGCGGCGGCACGACGGGCGGCCGCAGTCACGCTCCTGGACGCGACCGGCGAACCCGCGGCCCGCTGGGTGTTCAGGGAGGCGTGGCCGGCCCGGTACGAAGCCCCACGACTGTCGGCAATGGCGGACGAGGTCGCCGTCGAACGGCTGGTCGTCGCTCACGAGGGATTCGGCCGCGTGGACCTGAACCGGATGTCCGACGACGAGGCGGACGCCGAATCCACGCTGCGTCTTCCCACGGGAGAGTTACCGCGGGGTGTCGGGGTCCCCCAGGGTATCGAACGACTGCTGGGAACTGACCGACTGCCGGAACGTTCCGGCGACGAGGAGTCCGAGCAGACGTGA
- a CDS encoding phage tail protein, with protein MTRRESDPCGAHCFRVFCDALPDLGFTEVRGLSVAVGNPDDEAATRRRGSPPGRGRGVPTSDRVSPAEREAHSPPLELRRGVTDDRALWAWLQDWLAGDVEPQDVRICLLDARERPVRGWLCRAARPVRWTGPDLVADRPAVATESLELAHAGIDSVGDLDECAGPTEPSTGTGRST; from the coding sequence GTGACGCGCCGGGAGAGCGACCCCTGCGGTGCGCACTGCTTCCGGGTGTTCTGTGACGCGCTCCCGGACCTGGGATTCACTGAGGTCCGGGGACTCTCGGTCGCTGTCGGGAACCCCGACGACGAAGCGGCGACGCGCCGACGCGGGTCGCCCCCTGGCCGCGGGCGTGGCGTCCCGACGTCAGACCGTGTCTCACCCGCGGAGCGGGAGGCCCACTCGCCACCGCTCGAACTCCGCCGCGGCGTGACCGACGACCGGGCACTCTGGGCGTGGCTCCAGGACTGGCTGGCAGGGGACGTCGAGCCACAGGACGTGCGCATCTGTCTGCTGGACGCACGTGAGCGGCCGGTTCGCGGGTGGCTCTGTCGCGCAGCGAGACCGGTTCGGTGGACCGGTCCGGACCTCGTCGCCGACAGGCCAGCGGTCGCGACAGAGTCGCTGGAGCTCGCTCACGCGGGCATCGACAGCGTCGGTGACCTCGACGAGTGCGCCGGGCCGACGGAGCCGTCGACTGGGACGGGCAGGTCGACGTGA
- a CDS encoding SHOCT domain-containing protein, with amino-acid sequence MPSRHRLYFGGFVVTAVVLVGVGLLGLLEALSVLTSGLYHEGEFVLVAVVAALAEWVFAGILLGLLAVAFLVGTVVSLVRAVSLPRSARVASVLEFLEYRSPTLARLELSARVEPTVEDRTAALKSRYVAGELGIEGLERELARVLDDDASVAPLPSVSERHASVERET; translated from the coding sequence ATGCCATCACGTCACCGGCTGTACTTCGGTGGCTTCGTCGTCACCGCCGTCGTACTGGTCGGCGTTGGACTGCTGGGACTGCTCGAAGCGCTGTCCGTCCTCACCAGCGGCCTCTACCACGAGGGCGAGTTCGTCCTGGTGGCGGTGGTCGCGGCACTTGCCGAGTGGGTCTTCGCGGGCATCCTCCTCGGACTCCTGGCAGTGGCCTTCCTGGTCGGCACGGTGGTCTCCCTGGTCCGGGCGGTGTCACTCCCGCGCAGCGCCCGGGTGGCCTCGGTACTCGAATTCCTCGAATACAGGTCGCCGACGCTCGCACGCCTCGAACTCTCGGCGAGAGTCGAACCGACCGTAGAGGACCGCACAGCGGCTCTCAAATCCCGGTACGTGGCGGGCGAACTCGGTATCGAAGGCCTCGAACGCGAGCTAGCGCGGGTGCTGGACGACGACGCCTCGGTCGCTCCCCTGCCATCAGTCTCCGAACGCCACGCGAGCGTCGAGAGAGAGACCTGA
- a CDS encoding PadR family transcriptional regulator, translating to MYDLTGFQRDLLYVIAGKDEPHGLAIKEELEEYYEKEIHHGRLYPNLDTLVDKGLVEKGQRDRRTNDYKMTRRGRREIEARREWEDQYLENAGLSV from the coding sequence ATGTACGACTTGACTGGATTCCAGCGCGACCTCCTGTACGTCATTGCCGGCAAGGACGAGCCACACGGGCTGGCAATCAAGGAAGAACTCGAAGAGTACTACGAGAAGGAGATCCACCACGGACGGTTGTATCCCAATCTAGATACGCTCGTGGACAAGGGACTCGTCGAGAAGGGACAGCGCGACCGCAGGACCAACGACTACAAGATGACGAGGCGTGGCCGCCGGGAAATCGAGGCGCGACGCGAGTGGGAGGACCAGTACCTGGAGAACGCGGGACTGTCGGTCTGA
- a CDS encoding GNAT family N-acetyltransferase encodes MSDAAQFEHVHRRQIFEYVERNGAVERETARTNVLVRPETGSKPARSGSGLEPSVPLSTEEFDHHVSILKRDGHLEERDGKLRVALPVDDDARTVDLDGVEATVRPARQEDITGIVGVIETVASVDSYVVAGRLAEEVTREDVLLRHNESEDRVFFVATVSDDIVGWLHVGGTKAPKMGHTATLTLGILEEYRGNGLGSTLMESGLEWASGHGYAKVYQNLPATNDRAIAFLEAEGWSVESTREGHYRIDDELVDEVQLAIWLDD; translated from the coding sequence ATGAGCGACGCGGCGCAGTTCGAGCACGTTCACCGTCGGCAGATATTCGAGTACGTCGAGCGCAACGGGGCCGTCGAGCGGGAGACGGCGCGAACGAACGTCCTGGTCCGGCCGGAGACCGGGTCGAAACCGGCGCGGTCCGGGTCGGGACTCGAACCGTCCGTCCCGCTGTCGACGGAGGAGTTCGACCATCACGTCTCGATTCTCAAACGCGACGGCCACCTGGAGGAACGCGACGGGAAACTCCGGGTCGCGCTCCCGGTCGACGACGACGCGCGAACCGTCGACCTCGACGGTGTGGAGGCGACTGTCCGGCCGGCCCGGCAGGAAGACATCACGGGCATCGTCGGCGTCATCGAGACCGTCGCGTCCGTGGACAGCTACGTCGTCGCCGGCCGCCTCGCGGAGGAGGTCACGCGCGAGGACGTCCTCCTGCGCCACAACGAGAGCGAGGACAGGGTGTTCTTCGTCGCCACGGTGAGCGACGACATCGTCGGCTGGCTCCACGTCGGCGGCACGAAAGCCCCGAAGATGGGCCACACGGCGACGCTGACGCTGGGCATCCTGGAGGAGTACCGCGGCAACGGGCTCGGGTCCACGCTCATGGAGAGCGGTCTGGAGTGGGCCAGCGGTCACGGCTACGCCAAAGTCTACCAGAACCTGCCGGCGACGAACGACCGGGCAATCGCGTTCCTCGAAGCGGAGGGCTGGTCGGTCGAATCGACGCGGGAAGGCCACTATCGAATCGACGACGAGCTCGTCGACGAGGTGCAACTCGCCATCTGGCTCGACGACTGA
- a CDS encoding AIM24 family protein: MDIEKFQQAHAPTESDEPFQLENSYTLDVAVDGSMMAKVGSMIAYTGDLSFTGKASAEGGISGLIKEAASGEGTPVMTVEGDGHVYLADQQKKVQVLELDPGESVTVNGEDILAFESDISYEISSIDSLAGSFAGGLTNVYLEGPGYVALTTHGDPLVLTPPVSTDPSATVAWSDTSPNVQVNKNLSDMIGQESGERFQMDFTGEDGFVVVQPYEEFA, encoded by the coding sequence ATGGACATCGAGAAGTTCCAGCAAGCACACGCCCCCACGGAAAGCGACGAACCGTTCCAGCTAGAGAACAGCTACACGCTCGACGTCGCCGTCGACGGCTCGATGATGGCGAAAGTCGGCTCGATGATCGCCTACACCGGCGACCTCTCGTTCACCGGGAAAGCGTCGGCAGAAGGCGGCATCAGCGGCCTCATCAAAGAGGCCGCGTCCGGCGAGGGAACGCCCGTCATGACCGTCGAAGGCGACGGTCACGTCTACCTCGCCGACCAGCAGAAGAAGGTCCAGGTCCTCGAACTGGACCCGGGAGAGTCGGTCACGGTCAACGGCGAAGACATCCTCGCGTTCGAGTCCGACATCTCCTACGAGATTAGTTCGATCGACAGTCTCGCAGGGTCCTTCGCAGGCGGACTCACCAACGTCTACCTCGAAGGTCCGGGATACGTCGCCCTCACCACCCACGGCGACCCGCTCGTACTCACCCCGCCGGTCTCGACGGACCCGAGCGCAACCGTCGCCTGGAGCGACACCTCCCCGAACGTCCAGGTCAACAAGAACCTCTCCGACATGATCGGCCAGGAGTCCGGCGAGCGGTTCCAGATGGACTTCACCGGCGAGGACGGCTTCGTCGTGGTCCAGCCCTACGAGGAATTCGCCTGA
- a CDS encoding HalOD1 output domain-containing protein, producing MESPPVARRVVTNVADTRGVRPTELTPISDAIDPESLDTLFPAPTDSTRTLQFAYEGYQVTVDHDGAITVRPLPE from the coding sequence ATGGAGAGCCCACCAGTCGCTCGCCGTGTCGTCACGAACGTGGCCGACACCAGGGGCGTTCGACCGACTGAACTCACGCCCATCAGCGACGCTATCGACCCCGAGAGTCTCGATACGCTGTTCCCTGCACCGACGGACTCCACGCGGACCCTCCAGTTTGCGTACGAGGGGTACCAGGTCACCGTCGACCACGACGGTGCGATCACTGTCCGGCCGCTGCCCGAGTAA
- a CDS encoding alpha/beta fold hydrolase, whose translation MSALARAARVALAGAAVGGSLLAGRRLRRAYREDMREAYAAVEDAGSAVLETAAGDVEFVTRGEGIPVLVAHGIVGGFDQALQTGQSLFDAETACIGVSRFGYLGSELPVDSTPEAQARAYRDVLDHLGVDETVVVGTSAGGAPAIRFALDYPDRTRALVLIGSTAPREREITGATGPPHAILRDSVFWLLVTYAPWAFLKLFGVDGDDYAAAAPEEQRRVEALLETLLPVEPRKQGIYNDERVTNTAMVERDDEYDLESLRVPTLILHAEDDPLASFADVERMAVRIPDATFRPYRTGGHLVFGHGDEVRRTVTDFVESA comes from the coding sequence GTGAGCGCACTCGCTCGCGCGGCACGCGTCGCACTCGCCGGTGCTGCCGTCGGTGGGTCCCTGCTGGCCGGGAGGAGACTGCGCCGCGCCTACCGAGAGGACATGCGGGAGGCCTACGCGGCAGTCGAGGACGCCGGGAGTGCCGTCCTCGAAACCGCCGCCGGGGACGTCGAGTTCGTCACGCGGGGCGAGGGGATTCCAGTGCTGGTCGCACACGGCATCGTCGGCGGGTTCGACCAGGCGCTCCAGACGGGCCAGAGCCTCTTCGACGCCGAGACGGCCTGCATCGGCGTCTCACGGTTCGGCTACCTCGGCTCCGAATTGCCGGTCGACAGCACCCCGGAAGCGCAGGCCAGGGCTTACCGGGACGTTCTCGACCACCTCGGGGTCGACGAGACAGTCGTCGTGGGGACGTCGGCGGGCGGGGCACCCGCAATCAGGTTCGCGCTCGACTACCCGGACCGAACGCGAGCGCTGGTGCTGATAGGGTCGACCGCGCCCCGCGAGAGGGAGATAACGGGTGCCACAGGGCCGCCACACGCCATCCTCCGGGACTCTGTGTTCTGGCTGCTCGTCACGTACGCGCCGTGGGCGTTCCTGAAACTTTTCGGGGTCGACGGCGACGACTACGCCGCCGCCGCGCCCGAGGAGCAGCGCCGCGTCGAGGCGTTACTGGAGACGCTGCTCCCCGTGGAACCGCGCAAACAGGGCATCTACAACGACGAGCGCGTGACCAACACCGCGATGGTCGAACGCGACGACGAGTACGACCTGGAGTCGCTGCGCGTCCCGACGCTGATACTCCACGCGGAGGACGACCCGCTGGCGTCGTTCGCGGACGTCGAGCGGATGGCCGTTCGCATCCCCGACGCGACCTTCCGCCCGTACCGGACCGGTGGCCACCTGGTGTTCGGTCACGGCGACGAGGTCCGCCGGACCGTCACCGATTTCGTGGAGTCGGCGTAG
- a CDS encoding DUF309 domain-containing protein, with protein MDDHTRDPSVGPPAANPTGWDLARERWEHATLRRATVHGVALYNSGEYHDSHDCFEDEWYNYGRGTTESKFLHGMVQVAAGAYKHYDFENDDGMRSLFRTALQYLQGVPGDFYGVDVLGVRTTLTNALTDPTVLDGWTIELDGEHPTAGQADYEYADGLD; from the coding sequence ATGGACGACCACACGCGCGACCCGAGCGTCGGTCCGCCCGCGGCCAACCCGACGGGGTGGGACCTGGCGCGCGAGCGGTGGGAACACGCCACGCTGCGCCGGGCGACCGTCCACGGGGTCGCGCTGTACAACAGCGGCGAGTACCACGATTCCCACGACTGCTTCGAGGACGAGTGGTACAACTACGGCCGGGGGACCACCGAGAGCAAGTTCCTCCACGGGATGGTACAGGTCGCCGCCGGCGCGTACAAACACTACGACTTCGAGAACGACGACGGCATGCGGTCGCTGTTCCGGACGGCGCTGCAGTACCTCCAGGGCGTCCCGGGCGACTTCTACGGCGTCGACGTCCTCGGCGTTCGGACTACGCTCACAAACGCGCTGACCGACCCGACGGTCCTCGACGGGTGGACCATCGAACTGGACGGCGAGCACCCGACCGCGGGACAGGCGGATTACGAGTACGCCGACGGCCTCGACTGA
- a CDS encoding succinylglutamate desuccinylase/aspartoacylase domain-containing protein: MRVERLGDGEPEVAIVGGIHGDEPCGVRAVDQLVDDEMDVQRPVALVVANEEAVAAGKRYLDADLNRSFPGDPTAEAHEERLAAELTELLADCEILSLHSTQSYEDLFAIVNGLGEFERHVCPSLTVHAVVDAGSFDRGRIFASLPRTVEVECGYQGSDQAATNAYRVAREFLGATGALPEEARTPNTDLPLFRLHRRVPKEPGREYEVYAANFQAVEEGEAFAAMGGEDIVAEERFYPVLMSPYGYETVFGYAAERLGTLADV, from the coding sequence ATGCGGGTGGAACGACTGGGTGACGGAGAACCGGAGGTCGCTATCGTCGGTGGCATCCACGGCGACGAGCCCTGTGGGGTGCGCGCCGTCGACCAGCTCGTCGACGACGAGATGGACGTCCAGCGGCCGGTCGCGCTGGTCGTCGCAAACGAGGAGGCCGTCGCGGCCGGCAAGCGTTACCTCGACGCCGACCTGAACCGGTCGTTCCCCGGAGACCCGACCGCGGAGGCCCACGAGGAGCGGCTCGCGGCCGAGTTGACGGAGCTACTCGCGGACTGTGAAATCCTGTCGCTGCACTCCACCCAGTCCTACGAGGACCTGTTCGCAATCGTCAACGGCCTCGGCGAGTTCGAACGCCACGTCTGCCCGAGTCTGACCGTCCACGCCGTCGTCGACGCTGGCTCGTTCGACAGGGGTCGGATATTCGCCTCCCTGCCGCGGACAGTCGAGGTCGAGTGTGGCTACCAGGGCTCGGACCAGGCCGCGACGAACGCCTACCGGGTCGCGCGCGAGTTCCTGGGTGCCACGGGGGCGCTGCCGGAGGAGGCGCGCACGCCGAATACGGACCTGCCGCTGTTCCGGCTGCACCGGCGGGTACCGAAGGAGCCCGGTCGCGAGTACGAGGTGTACGCCGCGAACTTCCAGGCGGTCGAGGAGGGAGAGGCGTTCGCGGCGATGGGCGGCGAGGACATCGTCGCCGAGGAGCGGTTCTATCCGGTGTTGATGTCGCCCTATGGCTACGAGACGGTGTTCGGCTACGCGGCCGAGCGCCTCGGGACGCTGGCCGACGTCTGA
- a CDS encoding UPF0179 family protein, giving the protein MTTVTLIGTRLAEAGVEFVYHGESSACEGCPYRDQCLNLTEGHKYRVESVREGANTLDCAVHDTGVTAVEVEPAPIRVNVASNTAFAGSRASLEGPCPHTNCPSHEFCEPAGADFDEEYRIGEVVGDPPHDHCMLDRDLTLVEFDPPVD; this is encoded by the coding sequence ATGACTACCGTCACCCTCATCGGAACGCGACTCGCCGAGGCCGGGGTGGAGTTCGTCTACCACGGGGAGTCGAGCGCCTGCGAGGGCTGTCCCTACCGCGACCAGTGTCTCAACCTCACGGAGGGCCACAAGTACAGGGTCGAGAGCGTCCGCGAGGGGGCGAACACGCTCGACTGCGCCGTCCACGACACCGGGGTGACCGCGGTGGAGGTCGAACCCGCACCCATCCGGGTGAACGTCGCCTCGAACACGGCCTTCGCCGGGAGTCGCGCGAGCCTCGAAGGGCCCTGCCCGCACACGAACTGCCCGAGCCACGAGTTCTGCGAGCCCGCGGGCGCGGACTTCGACGAGGAGTATCGCATCGGCGAGGTCGTCGGCGACCCGCCACACGACCACTGCATGCTGGACCGTGACCTGACGCTCGTGGAGTTCGACCCGCCGGTGGACTGA
- a CDS encoding DUF5820 family protein has protein sequence MNQENLPEGWEVWSDEGAKVVLAFRPDVFNGAEIPPPCLPTIYLTKGQRDRRPGQHRPAPDDPWYVTLFLEPDVDNGQERFDSRDDAVDGAVETARALADGDIDYRGLYQVPRPDYFEALDELTGGEE, from the coding sequence ATGAATCAGGAGAACCTGCCGGAGGGTTGGGAGGTATGGAGCGACGAGGGGGCGAAAGTCGTCCTCGCCTTCCGGCCCGACGTCTTCAACGGCGCGGAGATACCGCCGCCGTGCCTGCCCACTATCTACCTGACGAAGGGTCAGCGCGACCGCCGGCCGGGACAGCACCGCCCCGCCCCCGACGACCCGTGGTACGTGACCCTCTTCCTGGAGCCCGACGTGGACAACGGCCAGGAGAGATTCGACAGCCGGGACGACGCCGTCGACGGCGCCGTCGAGACGGCCCGCGCGCTGGCGGACGGGGACATCGACTACCGCGGGCTCTACCAGGTCCCACGGCCCGACTACTTCGAGGCGCTGGACGAACTCACCGGCGGCGAGGAGTGA
- a CDS encoding PrkA family serine protein kinase, with the protein MTGTKETLEELSQEYRDTIPGDLREARTFDWYLDQLYEDPKIARNAHQRVADMFDHYGTEYDEEAGVVEYKLASEDPLHDGENTFYGRVIHEAMHEFVNKVKSGARGLGPEKRIKLLLGPVGSGKSDFDRQVRRYFEDYTSLDAGRMYTFRWTNLCDIIPDQDPADDVVRSPMNQDPLVLLPLKQRKKVIEAINEELDAPYTIRNEQALDPASEFYMDKLLGHYDDDLEAVLENHVEVIRFVADENRREGIETFEPKDKKNQDETELTGDVNYSKIAVYGESDPRAFDYSGAFCNANRGIFSGEELLKLQREFLYDFLHATQEQTIKPKNNPRIDIDQVIVGRTNMPEYRDKKGDEKMEAFNDRTKRIDFPYVLQYSQEAHIYEKMLRNADLPDIKVEPHTLEMAGLFGVLTRIEEPDATKVDMVQKAKAYNGEIDETEDVDVKKLREEAAEKADIGEGMDGVSPRFIGDEIAEAIMDSMHRSRQFLSPLTTFNHLEENLENHGSIAEDEFETYYRYLEMVREEYKERAIEDVRHALAYDIDEIQRQGEKYMDHVMAYIDDDTVEDEITGREQEPDEQFLRSVEEKLELPEDRKDDFRQEVANWVSRRAREGETFDPQDNDRLRRALERKLWEDKKHNINFSALVSSGEMDDDERNQWIDALIEQGYSEEGAKEVLEFAGAEVAKSEMED; encoded by the coding sequence ATGACAGGTACCAAGGAGACTCTCGAAGAGTTGAGCCAGGAGTATCGGGACACGATACCAGGCGACCTGCGCGAGGCGCGCACGTTCGACTGGTATCTCGACCAGCTGTACGAGGACCCGAAGATTGCCCGAAACGCCCACCAGCGGGTCGCGGACATGTTCGACCACTACGGCACAGAGTACGACGAGGAGGCGGGCGTCGTCGAGTACAAACTCGCCTCGGAAGACCCGCTGCACGACGGCGAGAACACCTTCTACGGCCGTGTCATCCACGAGGCGATGCACGAGTTCGTCAACAAGGTCAAGTCCGGCGCGCGCGGGCTGGGTCCCGAGAAACGAATCAAGCTGCTGCTGGGCCCGGTCGGCTCCGGGAAGTCCGACTTCGACCGCCAGGTCCGCCGGTACTTCGAGGACTACACGAGCCTCGACGCGGGCCGGATGTACACCTTCCGCTGGACGAACCTCTGTGACATCATCCCCGACCAGGACCCCGCCGACGACGTCGTCCGGTCGCCGATGAACCAGGACCCGCTCGTCCTCCTGCCGCTGAAACAGCGCAAGAAGGTCATCGAGGCAATCAACGAGGAACTCGACGCCCCGTACACCATCCGCAACGAGCAGGCGCTGGACCCCGCCAGCGAGTTCTACATGGACAAACTGCTGGGTCACTACGACGACGACCTGGAGGCGGTGCTGGAGAACCACGTCGAGGTCATCCGCTTCGTCGCCGACGAGAACCGCCGCGAGGGCATCGAGACCTTCGAGCCGAAGGACAAGAAGAACCAGGACGAGACGGAACTGACCGGCGACGTCAACTACTCGAAGATCGCGGTCTACGGCGAGTCGGACCCCCGCGCGTTCGACTATTCGGGGGCGTTCTGCAACGCCAACCGCGGCATCTTCTCCGGCGAGGAACTGCTGAAACTGCAGCGGGAATTCCTCTACGACTTCCTGCACGCGACGCAGGAGCAGACCATCAAGCCGAAGAACAACCCCCGCATCGACATCGACCAGGTCATCGTCGGCCGGACGAACATGCCCGAGTACCGGGACAAGAAGGGCGACGAGAAGATGGAGGCGTTCAACGACCGCACCAAGCGCATCGACTTCCCGTACGTCCTCCAGTACTCACAGGAGGCCCACATCTACGAGAAGATGCTGCGCAACGCCGACCTGCCGGACATCAAGGTCGAGCCCCACACCCTGGAGATGGCCGGCCTGTTCGGCGTCCTCACCCGCATCGAGGAACCGGACGCGACGAAGGTCGACATGGTCCAGAAGGCCAAGGCCTACAACGGCGAAATCGACGAGACGGAGGACGTCGACGTCAAGAAACTCCGCGAGGAGGCCGCCGAGAAGGCCGACATCGGCGAGGGGATGGACGGCGTCTCGCCCCGGTTCATCGGCGACGAGATAGCCGAGGCCATCATGGACTCGATGCACCGCAGCCGGCAGTTCCTCTCGCCGCTGACCACCTTCAACCACCTGGAGGAGAACCTGGAGAACCACGGCTCCATCGCCGAGGACGAGTTCGAGACCTACTACCGCTACCTGGAGATGGTGCGCGAGGAGTACAAGGAGCGGGCCATCGAGGACGTGCGCCACGCGCTGGCATACGACATCGACGAGATACAGCGCCAGGGCGAGAAGTACATGGACCACGTCATGGCCTACATCGACGACGACACCGTCGAGGACGAGATTACGGGCCGCGAGCAGGAACCCGACGAGCAGTTCCTCCGGTCTGTCGAGGAGAAACTCGAACTGCCCGAGGACCGCAAGGACGACTTCCGCCAGGAGGTCGCGAACTGGGTCTCGCGGCGCGCCCGCGAGGGAGAGACGTTCGACCCGCAGGACAACGACCGCCTGCGCCGGGCGCTCGAACGCAAGCTCTGGGAGGACAAGAAACACAACATCAACTTCTCGGCGCTGGTCTCCAGCGGCGAGATGGACGACGACGAGCGCAACCAGTGGATAGACGCGCTCATCGAGCAGGGGTACTCCGAGGAAGGTGCCAAGGAGGTGCTGGAGTTCGCCGGTGCCGAGGTCGCAAAGAGCGAGATGGAGGACTAA